The following proteins come from a genomic window of Shewanella halifaxensis HAW-EB4:
- the pheS gene encoding phenylalanine--tRNA ligase subunit alpha yields MSQLTEIVEQALAAIEGATDLKALDDLRVDYLGKKGQITDMMKMMGKLPPEEKPAFGQAVNQAKQAVQQQLSIRIDGLKAAELEAQLKAESIDVSLPGRRIENGGLHPVTRTIERIEAFFGELGFTVKDGPEIEDDFHNFDALNISEHHPARADHDTFYFNPKVMLRTQTSGVQIRTMEHEKPPLRIISPGRVYRNDYDQTHTPMFHQVEGLLVAENVNFAELKGILHDFLRNFFEEDLEVRFRPSYFPFTEPSAEVDVMGKNGKWLEVLGCGMVHPNVLRSVGIDPEKYSGFAFGMGVERLSMLRYGVNDLRSFFENDLRFLKQFK; encoded by the coding sequence ATGTCACAGTTAACAGAGATCGTAGAACAGGCTTTAGCCGCCATCGAAGGAGCTACAGATTTAAAAGCTCTCGATGACCTCCGTGTCGATTACCTTGGTAAGAAAGGTCAAATCACCGACATGATGAAAATGATGGGGAAACTGCCTCCAGAAGAGAAGCCAGCTTTTGGTCAAGCCGTGAATCAAGCGAAACAAGCGGTTCAACAACAGTTATCTATTCGCATTGATGGTCTGAAGGCCGCTGAACTTGAAGCTCAGTTAAAAGCAGAGAGTATCGACGTGAGCTTGCCTGGCCGTCGTATCGAGAACGGTGGATTACACCCTGTAACTCGTACGATTGAGCGTATTGAAGCTTTCTTTGGTGAGCTTGGCTTTACGGTTAAAGACGGCCCAGAAATCGAAGATGATTTTCATAACTTCGATGCGTTAAACATCTCTGAGCACCATCCTGCTCGTGCGGATCATGACACTTTCTATTTTAACCCGAAAGTGATGTTGCGTACGCAAACCTCTGGCGTACAGATCCGTACTATGGAGCACGAGAAGCCGCCTTTACGTATTATCTCTCCAGGTCGCGTATATCGTAACGATTATGACCAAACACATACGCCGATGTTCCATCAGGTGGAAGGTTTACTTGTCGCTGAGAACGTTAACTTTGCTGAATTAAAAGGCATCTTGCACGATTTTCTACGTAATTTCTTTGAAGAAGACTTAGAAGTCCGTTTCCGTCCTTCTTATTTCCCATTTACTGAGCCTTCTGCAGAAGTGGATGTAATGGGGAAAAATGGTAAGTGGCTAGAAGTACTAGGCTGCGGCATGGTTCATCCAAATGTGCTTCGTAGTGTTGGAATCGATCCAGAGAAATATTCTGGCTTTGCATTCGGTATGGGCGTTGAGCGTCTTTCTATGTTGCGCTATGGCGTTAACGATCTGCGTTCATTCTTCGAAAACGATCTACGTTTCCTGAAGCAATTTAAATAA
- the pheT gene encoding phenylalanine--tRNA ligase subunit beta yields the protein MKFSESWLREWVNPSVNREELSHQITMAGLEVDGIEPVAADFSGVIVGEVVECGQHPDADKLRVTKINVGGEELIDIVCGAANCRLGLKVAVAMVGAVLPGDFKIKKAKLRGQPSFGMLCSFGELGVDIESDGIIELPLDAPIGQDVREYLELNDAVIDVDLTANRADCLGMAGLAREVGVLNRQAVTEPTWNAVEASIDDAVTVDIYAEQECGRYLGRVIKNVNVKAATPLWMQEKLRRSGIRSIDPIVDITNYVLIEFGQPMHAFDLAKLDGGIQVRKANGEEKLTLLDGNEITIPAEMLIIADQVKPLALAGVFGGEDSGVTTETTDIMLECAFFAPLAILGKARKIGLHTDASHRFERGVDPELQQKVMDRASRLVLDICGGEAGPVVEAKSEDNLPKPVHIVLRRSKLDKTLGHHIEDAEVKEILECLGFNVEVSEGQWNVTTATYRFDMAIEEDLIEEVARIYGYNNIPNIAPVAQLSMSDHKESDISLKRVRSMLVARGFQEAVTYSFVDPKQQELIHPGAEAMILPNPISVEMSAMRLSMFTGLLTAVGYNQSRQQNRVRLFETGLRFVPNETAESGVSQQPMLAAVIAGNQNDEHWSMESKTVDFFDLKGDLEAVIGLTVAEAEFSFRAASHPALHPGQCAEILRDDRVIGIIGTVHPSLEKPFGLNGKTIIFELELDALLHANLPLAQTVSKFPANRRDIAIVIDDAIAADDVVKLIRKVGENQLVGINLFDVYRGKGVAEGKKSLAIALLLQDNARTLEEKEIAEMVDVVVSALKDEFNASLRD from the coding sequence ATGAAATTTAGCGAATCTTGGCTTCGTGAGTGGGTTAACCCTAGTGTCAATCGCGAAGAGTTATCACACCAAATTACTATGGCTGGTCTTGAAGTTGATGGCATTGAGCCTGTAGCTGCAGACTTTAGCGGCGTAATCGTTGGTGAAGTGGTTGAATGTGGTCAGCATCCAGACGCAGATAAATTGCGTGTAACCAAAATCAATGTCGGTGGCGAAGAGCTGATTGACATCGTTTGTGGTGCAGCAAATTGTCGTTTAGGTCTTAAAGTGGCTGTTGCCATGGTTGGCGCAGTGCTACCTGGTGATTTTAAAATTAAGAAAGCCAAACTACGTGGGCAACCATCATTTGGTATGTTGTGTTCATTTGGCGAGCTAGGTGTTGACATCGAAAGCGATGGCATCATCGAATTACCATTGGACGCACCAATTGGTCAAGACGTACGTGAGTATCTTGAACTGAACGATGCCGTCATTGACGTTGACTTAACGGCTAACCGTGCCGACTGTTTAGGTATGGCGGGTCTGGCTCGCGAAGTGGGTGTCTTGAACCGTCAAGCGGTTACAGAACCAACTTGGAATGCCGTTGAAGCAAGCATTGATGATGCTGTAACGGTTGATATCTACGCAGAACAAGAGTGTGGTCGTTACTTGGGCCGCGTTATCAAGAATGTTAACGTTAAAGCCGCGACACCACTGTGGATGCAAGAGAAATTGCGCCGTAGCGGTATTCGCTCAATCGATCCTATCGTAGATATCACTAACTATGTGTTGATTGAGTTCGGTCAGCCAATGCACGCGTTTGACTTAGCTAAGTTAGATGGTGGTATTCAGGTTCGTAAAGCTAACGGCGAAGAGAAGCTAACGTTACTTGATGGCAATGAAATCACCATCCCTGCAGAAATGTTGATTATTGCCGACCAAGTTAAGCCACTAGCACTTGCGGGCGTATTTGGCGGTGAAGACTCAGGTGTAACCACTGAAACAACAGATATTATGCTTGAGTGCGCATTCTTTGCACCGCTAGCAATCTTAGGCAAGGCACGTAAAATTGGCCTGCACACAGATGCATCGCACCGCTTTGAACGTGGTGTTGACCCAGAACTTCAACAAAAAGTCATGGACCGCGCGAGTCGTTTGGTTCTCGATATTTGTGGCGGTGAAGCGGGTCCAGTTGTTGAAGCTAAGTCTGAAGACAACTTACCGAAGCCAGTACATATCGTATTACGCCGAAGCAAACTAGATAAGACTCTAGGTCATCATATTGAAGACGCTGAAGTAAAAGAAATTCTAGAGTGTTTAGGTTTTAATGTTGAAGTGAGTGAAGGGCAGTGGAATGTCACCACCGCAACTTACCGTTTTGACATGGCGATTGAAGAAGACTTGATTGAAGAAGTTGCCCGTATTTACGGATACAACAATATTCCTAATATTGCGCCAGTTGCGCAGTTAAGCATGTCTGATCATAAAGAGTCTGATATCAGCCTTAAGCGTGTTCGCAGCATGCTGGTTGCTCGTGGTTTCCAAGAAGCGGTTACTTATAGCTTCGTCGACCCTAAGCAGCAAGAGCTAATCCACCCAGGTGCAGAGGCGATGATTCTACCGAACCCAATTTCGGTTGAAATGTCAGCAATGCGTCTGTCTATGTTCACCGGTCTTTTGACTGCGGTAGGTTACAACCAAAGCCGTCAACAAAACCGTGTAAGACTGTTTGAAACCGGTCTACGTTTTGTTCCGAATGAAACGGCTGAGTCAGGTGTGTCACAGCAACCTATGCTTGCAGCCGTTATTGCCGGAAACCAAAATGATGAACATTGGTCAATGGAGTCAAAAACGGTTGATTTCTTCGACCTAAAAGGTGACTTAGAAGCGGTCATCGGTTTGACTGTTGCAGAAGCTGAATTTAGCTTCAGAGCGGCAAGCCACCCAGCGCTTCATCCGGGGCAATGTGCTGAAATCTTAAGAGATGATCGCGTAATTGGCATCATAGGTACGGTTCATCCAAGCCTAGAGAAGCCATTTGGCCTAAACGGAAAGACAATTATTTTCGAGCTAGAATTAGACGCTTTATTGCATGCTAATTTGCCGCTAGCCCAGACTGTATCTAAGTTTCCAGCTAACCGCCGTGATATTGCTATCGTAATTGATGACGCTATTGCAGCAGATGATGTTGTAAAATTGATAAGAAAAGTTGGCGAAAATCA
- a CDS encoding methyl-accepting chemotaxis protein, which yields MKEVKFRWVDKYLIHMTLKTKFALLAIIPIITLLGLSALLNSEYKQNLVENQVAQTHSFNQTLSHTLDTAYQYIPAENRDAFLGALNGQVTVYKQQSASQQISALAAKGGETNIQGNRIQSVSPLSSQGLITVLTTGQNSESHNEYLAYIAIAILICIILIFSYYISSFVGGALYTNVMALKRAAEGDLTGRLNFFEVKDEFSILAISIDTLVERQHKLVSEMTNASLQIRNVVQAFRNTAQDGQSLAMNQRQHIDSLATAMEQMTAAVSEVARNAELSSTETQEANVQVDAGSRDIAITVDAIGSLSNEIADASVAVNDLNENAAKIDEVVTTINAISEQTNLLALNAAIEAARAGEQGRGFAVVADEVRTLAGRTQAATVEIKSMIEALQSGARDLKQVMSRTVEKAEDGKKHVLDTGKDLQGIAHHSAKVYEMSILIATSAEEQSAVANEIATNLMDIRNQSHDVEKSANQSVSGCDELHATAEQLDKLLVGLRV from the coding sequence ATGAAAGAAGTGAAGTTCCGCTGGGTCGATAAATACCTTATCCACATGACCCTTAAAACAAAGTTTGCATTATTAGCGATAATTCCCATCATTACCCTTCTCGGCCTGTCGGCTCTGCTCAACAGCGAGTACAAGCAAAACTTAGTCGAAAACCAAGTCGCACAAACTCATAGTTTCAACCAAACACTGAGTCATACCCTCGATACGGCCTATCAATATATTCCGGCAGAAAATAGAGACGCATTTCTTGGCGCGTTAAACGGTCAAGTCACCGTCTATAAGCAACAAAGTGCAAGCCAGCAAATCTCGGCCTTAGCAGCAAAAGGCGGTGAGACTAACATTCAAGGCAATAGAATCCAAAGTGTTAGCCCACTAAGCTCCCAAGGGCTAATCACCGTGTTAACGACAGGGCAAAATAGTGAAAGCCATAACGAGTATCTTGCCTATATTGCGATAGCCATATTGATCTGCATTATCCTTATCTTCAGTTACTATATTTCAAGTTTTGTTGGCGGGGCGCTTTACACCAACGTCATGGCGCTGAAAAGAGCGGCGGAGGGAGATCTCACTGGGCGGCTTAATTTTTTTGAAGTTAAAGATGAGTTCAGCATTCTAGCGATTAGCATCGACACCCTAGTCGAGCGTCAGCATAAACTGGTTAGTGAGATGACAAATGCTAGCTTACAGATCCGTAATGTGGTTCAGGCGTTTAGAAACACGGCACAGGATGGACAATCGTTAGCGATGAATCAGCGCCAACATATCGACTCATTGGCAACCGCCATGGAGCAGATGACCGCGGCTGTATCAGAGGTCGCCCGCAACGCAGAACTTTCATCAACCGAGACTCAAGAAGCAAATGTGCAAGTTGATGCGGGTTCTCGTGATATTGCCATCACTGTAGATGCCATTGGCAGCCTATCAAATGAAATTGCAGATGCCTCTGTTGCCGTAAATGATCTCAATGAGAACGCAGCTAAAATTGATGAGGTAGTCACCACCATTAATGCCATTTCAGAGCAAACGAACTTACTCGCATTAAATGCTGCCATTGAAGCAGCCCGAGCTGGCGAACAAGGCCGTGGCTTCGCCGTGGTTGCAGATGAAGTCAGAACCCTAGCGGGTCGCACACAAGCCGCTACAGTTGAAATTAAATCCATGATTGAAGCACTTCAATCGGGGGCCCGTGACTTAAAACAGGTAATGAGTCGAACCGTCGAAAAAGCAGAAGACGGCAAAAAGCACGTACTCGACACGGGTAAAGATCTGCAAGGTATCGCTCATCACAGCGCGAAAGTTTATGAGATGAGTATATTGATCGCAACTTCGGCAGAAGAGCAATCTGCCGTTGCCAATGAAATTGCAACCAATCTAATGGACATTCGCAATCAATCACATGATGTTGAGAAGTCGGCGAATCAATCTGTTTCTGGCTGCGATGAACTCCATGCTACAGCCGAACAGTTGGATAAACTTCTCGTTGGGCTAAGAGTATAA
- a CDS encoding DUF3802 family protein: MVTDKDGYIHLVQYLTEHLGIFENSQQQSVTEDTVMELFEEQLAAQIIMVCGQNPSLTFSQRNLVVREVDSIVYDLEEILARVSGHKATAEQSVFISELSCLIKNLFDQEIARMISL, encoded by the coding sequence ATGGTTACCGATAAAGACGGCTATATACACTTAGTTCAGTATTTGACTGAGCATCTGGGCATATTTGAAAACTCTCAGCAACAAAGTGTCACCGAAGATACGGTGATGGAACTGTTTGAAGAGCAACTTGCTGCACAAATCATCATGGTTTGTGGTCAGAATCCATCTTTGACATTCAGCCAAAGAAATCTCGTGGTCCGAGAGGTCGACTCTATCGTGTATGATCTTGAAGAGATTTTAGCGAGGGTTTCTGGTCATAAAGCAACAGCAGAACAATCTGTGTTTATCTCAGAGCTTTCATGTCTTATTAAGAACTTGTTTGATCAAGAGATAGCAAGAATGATCTCGCTTTAA
- a CDS encoding putative ATP-dependent zinc protease — protein sequence MLKKVGLCLLILTSSLSATASEKAVIGSTAQMSVAHAGLSYIARIDTGAVNTSLHAYDLKVEGGSAKKMKDNIGKMVSFTTENNAGEKKRLKAKIVKTSTVSNSQGTETRYMVDLDVGYKGKERKVRVNLRDRSHMDYKLLIGRNWLKGRYVVDVSEKKLIGPTASISIVESGLMFKTRIDTGAVENSLHAYDMRIDNEDPDMEKNVGKVIHFMTENEKGESHLVKSRIVETSLIRNAQGSEIRYMVELKIGEPGQEYKVKVNLRDRSKMSYKLLIGRNWLQGHYIVDVSR from the coding sequence ATGCTTAAAAAAGTGGGATTATGCTTATTGATCCTGACGTCATCTTTATCGGCGACAGCAAGCGAGAAAGCGGTGATAGGTTCAACCGCACAGATGTCAGTAGCCCATGCGGGCCTCTCTTATATTGCACGTATAGATACTGGTGCGGTTAATACTTCACTGCACGCCTACGATTTAAAAGTTGAAGGTGGTAGTGCTAAAAAAATGAAAGATAACATTGGCAAAATGGTGTCTTTTACCACAGAGAATAATGCTGGTGAGAAGAAACGCTTAAAAGCAAAAATTGTTAAGACCTCAACGGTGAGTAACTCTCAAGGCACTGAAACGCGTTACATGGTTGATTTAGACGTTGGCTATAAGGGGAAGGAGCGTAAGGTTCGGGTAAACTTAAGGGATCGTAGTCACATGGACTATAAACTCTTAATCGGTCGTAACTGGCTTAAGGGCCGTTATGTTGTCGATGTCTCTGAGAAAAAACTGATTGGCCCAACAGCTTCGATTAGCATTGTTGAATCTGGATTAATGTTTAAGACGCGTATCGATACTGGCGCGGTTGAGAATTCGCTACATGCCTATGATATGAGAATTGACAATGAAGATCCTGACATGGAAAAAAATGTCGGTAAAGTTATTCACTTTATGACTGAAAATGAAAAGGGTGAATCTCACTTAGTCAAGTCTCGCATTGTGGAAACATCGCTGATCCGAAATGCTCAAGGCAGTGAAATTCGTTATATGGTTGAGCTCAAGATTGGTGAGCCGGGTCAGGAGTATAAGGTGAAGGTGAACCTAAGAGACAGAAGCAAGATGTCATACAAACTCTTAATTGGCCGTAACTGGCTACAAGGGCACTACATCGTGGATGTATCACGTTAA
- a CDS encoding PDC sensor domain-containing protein: protein MTKSSMRRTKLTDWRSSLPMQFMLVQLVVAAVIIIASVWFLKSIETDRLIDNQQSLSINLGKTIAAKLQQKTNKIENLAVSLGTLGELYQQQPKQLNLAVPALLDQPGQQEVILGGGVWPEPFAFDSKKQKNSYFWARDFAGELIQVNDYNAATIPPYYLENWYIPAKYYPTDTTYWSKSYIDPFTQIPMITASVPMWSEHQFIGVSTVDIALSSLDNFFTTAISSQGGYVFALDQQNRLLSYPDYNLEDAVQNNSRELFQPFSTFSKNHPGFKPLQETIEKIDADFIRVASNTKAYDDKQLKNVIANVPAHERPKLIALINQNANNKLKQVELVASVKLDNDPRLKEPVIVTVFLMPGTYWKIVLVTPLSSITYNEQSLANSIGIYLVSIQIVALMLLFIMQNSLFIAPISRMVKALNDNNAAKIELEATTRHDEIGMLAKAFSSRTRQLEIALASLDATNLALELQLDVQLQAQTELKQSKEQLNSVLNSAHNLIFINNIKGEFTLVNDQFCRTLSRKREDIIGVKDRLIMPREVAQINHEKDLSVIDSRLELSYEQTFPADGKQHTYLVTKFPIMDSQQQVSAVGTIAFDISATKEIELKNKARFEILRRETSDNTRFIEKLEQTNKRLLNESERVKLETNRSTSFEQVKLENQALYPSLVAAIVKPIFRKQDDLAANAYKLANGELDVIDFNIALADQTVQLRHLEYLFSAQDYVAKPIDLVLLLEHIVALLHQKLADKKIELTINSDSRLIVDGVHWHFLLIFYRAISNTITDAFNQRNKTQYIKVELSKDNHQVLMRIYDNGKGFDESKLAALRQVLKNNEVKGTLSSLSVWLKSEFKGQVTVTRLEQEMDYKTLITYKLMVGTNTTNTTNTTNTL from the coding sequence ATGACTAAATCAAGTATGAGGCGCACTAAACTGACCGATTGGCGTTCAAGCTTGCCAATGCAATTCATGTTGGTTCAGCTCGTTGTTGCAGCTGTGATTATCATTGCCAGCGTTTGGTTTCTAAAGTCAATTGAAACAGATCGCTTAATCGATAACCAGCAATCGCTTAGTATTAACCTGGGCAAAACCATAGCGGCAAAACTTCAACAAAAAACCAATAAAATAGAGAACCTTGCGGTGTCCCTTGGCACGCTAGGGGAACTATATCAACAACAACCCAAACAATTAAACTTAGCCGTACCGGCACTGTTAGATCAGCCTGGTCAACAGGAAGTGATTCTAGGTGGTGGAGTGTGGCCTGAGCCCTTTGCGTTTGACTCTAAAAAACAAAAAAACAGTTATTTTTGGGCGCGTGATTTTGCAGGGGAGCTTATTCAGGTCAATGATTATAATGCAGCAACAATCCCGCCCTACTATCTAGAAAACTGGTATATTCCGGCCAAATATTACCCAACAGATACCACCTATTGGTCTAAATCATATATTGACCCTTTTACCCAAATACCGATGATCACAGCCTCTGTTCCTATGTGGTCAGAGCATCAATTCATAGGCGTTTCCACCGTCGATATCGCCTTATCAAGCTTAGATAACTTCTTCACGACGGCGATATCCAGCCAAGGTGGCTATGTATTTGCACTAGATCAACAGAACCGTTTGCTGTCCTACCCCGACTATAATTTAGAGGATGCGGTACAAAACAATAGCCGTGAGCTATTTCAGCCCTTCTCCACTTTTTCTAAGAACCACCCCGGCTTTAAGCCGCTTCAGGAGACCATAGAAAAAATTGATGCTGACTTTATTCGAGTCGCTAGCAACACAAAAGCATATGACGATAAACAACTAAAAAATGTTATAGCAAATGTGCCAGCCCATGAACGACCGAAACTTATCGCATTGATCAATCAAAATGCGAATAACAAATTAAAACAGGTCGAACTGGTCGCCAGTGTGAAATTAGATAATGATCCAAGACTAAAAGAACCCGTTATCGTCACAGTCTTCCTTATGCCGGGCACCTATTGGAAAATAGTGCTAGTCACGCCATTATCGAGTATTACTTACAATGAACAATCTTTAGCAAACTCTATCGGGATCTATTTAGTCAGCATACAAATTGTGGCATTGATGCTACTTTTTATCATGCAAAACTCGCTGTTTATTGCTCCTATTAGCCGCATGGTAAAGGCATTGAATGATAATAACGCTGCGAAGATTGAGCTTGAAGCAACAACCCGTCATGATGAAATAGGCATGCTTGCTAAAGCCTTTAGCTCTCGAACTCGACAATTAGAGATAGCTTTGGCTAGTTTAGACGCCACCAACCTCGCCTTAGAGCTTCAACTGGATGTACAGCTACAAGCGCAAACAGAACTAAAACAAAGTAAAGAGCAACTAAACTCGGTGCTTAACTCTGCTCACAATTTAATCTTTATTAATAATATCAAAGGTGAGTTTACCTTAGTGAATGATCAATTCTGTCGCACTCTATCACGCAAGCGTGAAGATATTATAGGAGTGAAGGATCGCCTCATAATGCCAAGAGAGGTTGCACAGATAAACCATGAAAAAGATCTTAGCGTCATCGACAGTAGACTCGAATTAAGCTATGAACAAACCTTTCCAGCAGACGGGAAACAGCATACTTACCTCGTGACCAAGTTTCCAATTATGGATAGCCAACAACAAGTTAGCGCTGTTGGAACCATCGCCTTTGATATAAGCGCAACCAAGGAGATAGAGCTTAAGAATAAAGCTCGGTTTGAAATTCTTAGAAGGGAAACATCGGATAATACCCGCTTTATTGAAAAGCTTGAGCAGACTAATAAGCGCCTACTCAATGAAAGTGAACGGGTTAAGCTAGAAACCAATCGTAGTACTAGCTTTGAGCAGGTAAAACTTGAGAATCAAGCACTGTACCCTTCGCTTGTCGCAGCTATCGTAAAACCTATCTTTAGAAAACAAGATGATTTAGCTGCAAACGCATACAAGTTGGCAAATGGCGAATTGGACGTAATTGATTTTAATATCGCATTAGCCGACCAAACCGTGCAATTAAGGCACCTAGAGTACCTGTTTTCAGCCCAAGATTATGTCGCGAAACCTATAGACTTAGTATTATTGCTTGAGCATATTGTTGCCCTATTACATCAAAAGCTAGCTGACAAGAAAATTGAACTCACCATAAATAGCGATAGTCGACTCATCGTTGACGGTGTTCATTGGCATTTTTTACTGATTTTTTACCGCGCTATTAGCAATACCATTACCGACGCGTTTAATCAGCGAAACAAAACGCAATACATCAAGGTAGAACTAAGCAAAGACAATCATCAAGTCCTGATGCGTATTTATGATAACGGTAAAGGTTTCGATGAGAGCAAGTTAGCCGCTCTACGGCAAGTGCTAAAAAATAACGAAGTCAAAGGAACCCTCTCGTCGCTATCAGTTTGGTTAAAGAGTGAATTTAAGGGGCAAGTTACCGTCACGCGTTTGGAGCAAGAAATGGACTACAAAACATTAATAACTTATAAGTTGATGGTTGGGACTAATACAACCAATACAACCAATACAACCAATACACTTTAG